The Vibrio gazogenes DNA segment TGCAGAGATGATTAAACGGATGAAGTCTGGTGCTGTCCTTGTGGATGTCGCGATTGATCAGGGGGGATGTGCTGAGACGTCGAAGGCCACTACCCACCAAGAGCCGACCTATATTGTCGATGACGTGGTGCATTACTGTGTCGCGAACATGCCCGGTGGTGTTGCCCGCACATCAACCGTTGCGTTAAACAATGCGACATTGCCTTATATTATTGCACTTGCTGAAAAAGGTTACCGCGCCGCATTACTTGCTGATGAACACTTCCTGAACGGGCTGAATGTCTATCATGGGCAACTGACCAACCGGTTTGTCGCAGAGAGTCACGCTCTGGAGTATGTCGATGCAAAGGTTGCTTTAGCCAGTTAATCGTTGATGTCATCTTGTTGATTGTTTTGTTAATTGTTGTCAGTGAGCGGTTGAACTTTAATCGCTCACTTTGCTTGACTCCTTCCGCTGTGATCAATTATCGAATTGATTTTTAAAGCGTATTATTTTCTTTCACCGCTGTTCCGTTGTTGCCACCCATCCGTATTTTTCAGACCAGTTCAGTATTGGGGGGCATTCGATAGAAGATAGATTTCTTCTATAGCATGGATAGGTCGAAACCATTATCACTTTCTGTGGTCTATTTCTATACTGGAACCTGATTGAGCTGATTGCAAAAGAAGGATTCCTTATGTCTGAGTCATTGCCTGAAAAAATAGCCAGTGTTGAAAGTCAGGTTGCAATGGAAACGTTGTCTAGCTACGAAAGTGAAGCATGTCATTCCTTTGCATGTCATCAGTACTTATTGGTTGAAGCTCTCGCCAGTGAAACGCCTCAATCTTACTCATTCTGGGATATGTTCTTTTTTTAATTTTTTTAGTTGAAACATGTTGAATGTAAAGTTTCAGATAATCGAGTAATGAATTGATGAGTCTTTCTATTCATCACACTGACGTCCCATTTTTCATGGGGACAGAAGTCACTTATTAGAATATTGAGTTTAATAAATCAAAACGCTGCGAAGCAGGAGACAGACAATGGAACAGAATAAAATGTCAGGAAAATGCCCCGTCATGCATGGTAGCCATACCCGTGTCGGAGGCAAAGGGACCAAGAATGTTGATTGGTGGCCAAATCAGCTCAACCTCAAAATCCTTCATCAGAATGACGCAAAATCAGACCCACTCGGTGACGATTTTGATTATGCAGCCGCCTTTAGTGCGCTTGATTTAAATGCTGTCAAGCAAGATATTGAGGCCGTTCAGAAAGACTCCAAATCATGGTGGCCGGCTGACTACGGACACTATGGCCCTTTTATGATTCGGATGGCATGGCATGCCGCCGGGACTTACCGGACGGGCGATGGCCGCGGTGGGGCATCCACAGGAAATCAACGTTTTGCACCATTAAACAGCTGGCCAGATAACGCGAACTTAGATAAAGCGCGTCGTCTGCTCTGGCCCGTGAAACAAAAATATGGCAACAGCTTGTCTTGGGCGGATTTGTTTATTCTGGCCGGAAATGTGGCTTTGGAATCGATGGGGTTAAAAACCTTTGGTTTCGGTGGCGGACGAAAAGATATCTGGGAACCAGAAGAAGATATTTACTGGGGCGCAGAAGATGAATGGCTTGGCAATGACAACCGTTATACCGGAGAGCGAGATTTAGAAAATCCGTTGGCTGCGGTTCAGATGGGATTGATTTATGTTAACCCTGAAGGCCCGAATGGCAAATCAGATCCGCTGGCTTCAGGCCGTGATGTTCGTGAAACGTTCGCTCGGATGGCGATGGATGATTATGAAACAGTCGCTTTGACTGCCGGTGGGCATACGTTTGGTAAAACCCACGGTGCAGGTGACGCGGCGCTTGTCGGGCCAGAACCGGAAGCTGCATCACTCGAGGAAATGGGTCTAGGCTGGACAAGTACCTACGGTAGCGGTAAAGGACGCGATACAATTACCAGTGGTCTGGAAGGGGCGTGGACACCAACGCCGACTCAATGGGATAACAGTTATTTTGATGTGCTGTTCGGTTATGACTGGAAGCTGGTGAAAAGCCCTGCCGGTGCAACACAGTGGGTGCCCGTTGATTTGGCTGAAAAAGATAAAGCACCGGATGCCGAAGATGACGCTGTGAAAGTCGGTATTATGATGACCGATGCCGATATGGCGATGCGAGAAGACCCGATATACCGGAAGATTTCAGAACATTTCCATAAAAACCCCGACGAATTTGCTGATGCATTTGCCCGGGCCTGGTTTAAGCTGACGCACCGGGATATGGGGCCGAAAGTCCGCTATCTAGGTCCTGAAGTCCCTCAGGAAGATTTGATTTGGCAAGACCCGTTACCTGCGGTTGACCATGGTTTAGTCGATGCACATGATGTTGCGGCATTAAAAGCAGAGATTCTTGCGACAGATTTGACGGTATCGGAATTGGTGTATACAGCGTGGTCTTCTGCTGCAACATTCCGCGGTTCGGATAGTCGGGGTGGCGCCAACGGGGCGCGGATTCGTCTTGCACCGCAGAAAGACTGGGAAGTTAATCAGCCAGAACAACTTCAGAAAGTATTGCATGTACTGGAAGCGATTCAGCAGAAATTCAATGCTGCACAGAGCGGTAATAAGAAAATTTCGCTGGCAGATTTGATTGTGCTGGGTGGCTCGGCAGCGATTGAGCAGGCAGCACGTCAGGCGGGTCATTCGATTACTGTGCCATTTGCTGCGGGACGAACCGATGCGACCGATGAACAAACGGATGTGGAATCATTCGCGGTACTTGAACCGATTGCCGATGGTTTCCGCAATTATCAGAAACGTACTTATACTGTTTCAGCTGAGGAGTTACTCCTTGACCGCGCTCAGTTGCTGACTTTGACAGCGCCAGAGATGACGGTTCTGATTGGTGGCATGCGAACGCTGAATGCGAATTTTGGTCAGTCACAACACGGTGTACTGACAAAAAATCCGGGTGTTCTGAGCAACGACTTCTTTATTCACTTGTTGGATATGGAGACTGAATGGAAACCAACTTCTGATGAGGCTGATATTTTTGAAGGCCGTGATCGTCAGACCGGAGATGTGAAGTGGACGGCTTCTCGTGTCGATTTGGTCTTCGGTTCTAACTCTCAGTTACGTGCATTGTCTGAGGTTTATGCCGGTCATGATGCTAAAGAGAAATTCATCCGTGATTTCGTGAAAGCATGGGTGAAAGTGATGGAAGCGGATCGCTTTGATTTAAAATAATCCCACGCGATATTCGCCATATGAAATCCCCTGTCTGTCGGCAGGGGATTTTTTATTGCGGCAACATAATGGGCGATATCGGGGCATTTTTTTGTTGATTCAAATGAGAGAAGCATGACCTGAATGGTGTGATTCTACTTAGTTTCTTCGCTTGGACTGGAAAGCATGGAAATCATATTTTGTTACAGATTGATATGTTTTCTTAATTGAATACTTTTATGTATTTTTTTCATCAATATCCTACATTTCGCCGCTTATCTAGTCTTTTTAGCGACTCATCGTACCTTTATTCTATTTTTGACACCCGACGACCTTGCCAAGGCCGAT contains these protein-coding regions:
- the katG gene encoding catalase/peroxidase HPI, coding for MEQNKMSGKCPVMHGSHTRVGGKGTKNVDWWPNQLNLKILHQNDAKSDPLGDDFDYAAAFSALDLNAVKQDIEAVQKDSKSWWPADYGHYGPFMIRMAWHAAGTYRTGDGRGGASTGNQRFAPLNSWPDNANLDKARRLLWPVKQKYGNSLSWADLFILAGNVALESMGLKTFGFGGGRKDIWEPEEDIYWGAEDEWLGNDNRYTGERDLENPLAAVQMGLIYVNPEGPNGKSDPLASGRDVRETFARMAMDDYETVALTAGGHTFGKTHGAGDAALVGPEPEAASLEEMGLGWTSTYGSGKGRDTITSGLEGAWTPTPTQWDNSYFDVLFGYDWKLVKSPAGATQWVPVDLAEKDKAPDAEDDAVKVGIMMTDADMAMREDPIYRKISEHFHKNPDEFADAFARAWFKLTHRDMGPKVRYLGPEVPQEDLIWQDPLPAVDHGLVDAHDVAALKAEILATDLTVSELVYTAWSSAATFRGSDSRGGANGARIRLAPQKDWEVNQPEQLQKVLHVLEAIQQKFNAAQSGNKKISLADLIVLGGSAAIEQAARQAGHSITVPFAAGRTDATDEQTDVESFAVLEPIADGFRNYQKRTYTVSAEELLLDRAQLLTLTAPEMTVLIGGMRTLNANFGQSQHGVLTKNPGVLSNDFFIHLLDMETEWKPTSDEADIFEGRDRQTGDVKWTASRVDLVFGSNSQLRALSEVYAGHDAKEKFIRDFVKAWVKVMEADRFDLK